A genomic region of Mus musculus strain C57BL/6J chromosome 7, GRCm38.p6 C57BL/6J contains the following coding sequences:
- the Pou2f2 gene encoding POU domain, class 2, transcription factor 2 isoform X17 — MAKTAAPTDGSSEIRMSKPLEAEKQSLDSPSEHTDTERNGPDINHQNPQNKASPFSVSPTGPSTKVGILSGLHLTFWGPGPCLSPPQIKAEDPSGDSAPAAPPPPQPAQPHLPQAQLMLTGSQLAGLSALIPAQQQLLLQQAQAQLLAAAVQQSSAAAANAAAAAAAASTSSSTSSASSSTSQTPASSGGGDLPPSQPTSQPPGTPQLTLSQPIQLTAQDIQQLLQLQQLVLVPGHHLQPPAQFLLPQAQQSQPGLLPTPNLFQLPQQTQGALLTSQPRAGLPTQPPKCLEPPSHPEEPSDLEELEQFARTFKQRRIKLGFTQGDVGLAMGKLYGNDFSQTTISRFEALNLSFKNMCKLKPLLEKWLNDAETMSVDSSLPSPNQLSSPSLGFDGLPGRRRKKRTSIETNVRFALEKSFLANQKPTSEEILLIAEQLHMEKEVIRVWFCNRRQKEKRINPCSAAPMLPSPGKPTSYSPHLVTPQGGAGTLPLSQASSSLSTTVTTLSSAVGTLHPSRTAGGGGGGGGAAPPLNSIPSVTPPPPATTNSTNPSPQGSHSAIGLSGLNPSAGPGLWWNPAPYQP, encoded by the exons AAATAAGAATGTCTAAGCCCCTGGAGGCCGAGAAGCAAAGTCTGGACTCCCCGTCAGAGCACACAG ACACCGAAAGAAATGGACCCGACATTAACCATCAG AACCCCCAGAATAAAGCGTCCCCATTCTCTGTGTCCCCAACTGGCCCCAGCACCAAG GTGGGCAttctctctggcctccacttaACATTCTGGGGTCCCGGAccctgcctctctcctccccagATCAAGGCTGAAGACCCCAGTGGCGATTCAGCCCCAGCAgcacccccgcccccccagccGGCTCAGCCTCATCTGCCCCAGGCCCAACTCATGCTGACGGGCAGCCAGCTAGCTGGG CTCTCAGCACTGATACCTGCTCAGCAGCAACTCCTCCTTCAGCAAGCTCAGGCCCAGCTGCTGGCCGCTGCCGTCCAGCAGTCCAGCGCCGCTGCCGCCAacgctgctgctgccgccgctgccgcctccacctcctcctccacctcttccgcctcctcctccacctcgcaGACCCCAGCCTCCTCTGGGGGAGGCGACCTGCCACCATCACAGCCTACCAGCCAGCCCCCAGGGACCCCACAGCTCACCTTGTCCCAACCCATCCAGCTCACAGCACAG GACATACAGCAACTCCTCCAGCTCCAGCAGCTGGTGCTTGTCCCCGGCCACCACCTCCAGCCACCTGCTCAGTTCCTGCTGCCACAGGCACAGCAGAGTCAGCCAG GCCTGCTACCAACGCCAAATCTATTCCAGCTACCTCAACAAACCCAGGGAGCTCTCCTGACCTCCCAGCCCCGGGCTGGGCTTCCTACACAG CCCCCGAAATGCTTGGAGCCGCCCTCCCACCCGGAGGAGCCCAGCGATCTGGAGGAGCTGGAACAGTTTGCTCGCACCTTCAAGCAACGCCGCATCAAGCTGGGCTTCACACAG GGTGATGTGGGCCTGGCCATGGGCAAGCTCTATGGCAACGACTTCAGCCAAACGACCATTTCCCGCTTCGAGGCCCTCAACCTGAGCTTCAAGAACATGTGTAAACTCAAGCCCctcctggagaagtggctcaacGACGCAG AGACTATGTCTGTGGATTCAAGCCTACCCAGCCCAAACCAGCTGAGCAGCCCCAGCCTGGGTTTCGACGGGCTGCCGGGGCGGAGACGCAAGAAGAGGACCAGCATCGAGACGAATGTCCGCTTCGCCTTAGAGAAGAGTTTCCTAGCG AACCAGAAGCCTACCTCAGAGGAGATCCTGCTGATCGCAGAGCAGCTGCACATGGAGAAGGAAGTGATCCGCGTCTGGTTCTGCAACCGGCGCCAGAAGGAGAAACGCATCAACCCTTGCAGTGCGGCCCCCATGCTGCCCAGCCCGGGAAAGCCGACCAGCTACAGCCCTCACCTG GTCACACCCCAAGGGGGCGCAGGGACCTTACCATTGTCCCAAGCTTCTAGCAGTCTGAGCACAACAG TTACTACCTTATCCTCAGCTGTGGGGACGCTCCATCCCAGCCGGAcagcaggagggggtgggggtgggggcggagcTGCGCCCCCCCTCAATTCCATCCCCTCTGtcactcccccacccccggccACCACCAACAGCACAAACCCGAGCCCTCAAGGCAGCCACTCGGCTATTGGCTTGTCGGGCCTGAACCCCAGCGCGGG CCCTGGCCTCTGGTGGAACCCTGCCCCTTACCAGCCTTGA
- the Pou2f2 gene encoding POU domain, class 2, transcription factor 2 isoform X21, which produces MAKTAAPTDGSSEIRMSKPLEAEKQSLDSPSEHTDTERNGPDINHQNPQNKASPFSVSPTGPSTKVGILSGLHLTFWGPGPCLSPPQIKAEDPSGDSAPAAPPPPQPAQPHLPQAQLMLTGSQLAGDIQQLLQLQQLVLVPGHHLQPPAQFLLPQAQQSQPGLLPTPNLFQLPQQTQGALLTSQPRAGLPTQPPKCLEPPSHPEEPSDLEELEQFARTFKQRRIKLGFTQGDVGLAMGKLYGNDFSQTTISRFEALNLSFKNMCKLKPLLEKWLNDAETMSVDSSLPSPNQLSSPSLGFDGLPGRRRKKRTSIETNVRFALEKSFLANQKPTSEEILLIAEQLHMEKEVIRVWFCNRRQKEKRINPCSAAPMLPSPGKPTSYSPHLVTPQGGAGTLPLSQASSSLSTTVTTLSSAVGTLHPSRTAGGGGGGGGAAPPLNSIPSVTPPPPATTNSTNPSPQGSHSAIGLSGLNPSAGPGLWWNPAPYQP; this is translated from the exons AAATAAGAATGTCTAAGCCCCTGGAGGCCGAGAAGCAAAGTCTGGACTCCCCGTCAGAGCACACAG ACACCGAAAGAAATGGACCCGACATTAACCATCAG AACCCCCAGAATAAAGCGTCCCCATTCTCTGTGTCCCCAACTGGCCCCAGCACCAAG GTGGGCAttctctctggcctccacttaACATTCTGGGGTCCCGGAccctgcctctctcctccccagATCAAGGCTGAAGACCCCAGTGGCGATTCAGCCCCAGCAgcacccccgcccccccagccGGCTCAGCCTCATCTGCCCCAGGCCCAACTCATGCTGACGGGCAGCCAGCTAGCTGGG GACATACAGCAACTCCTCCAGCTCCAGCAGCTGGTGCTTGTCCCCGGCCACCACCTCCAGCCACCTGCTCAGTTCCTGCTGCCACAGGCACAGCAGAGTCAGCCAG GCCTGCTACCAACGCCAAATCTATTCCAGCTACCTCAACAAACCCAGGGAGCTCTCCTGACCTCCCAGCCCCGGGCTGGGCTTCCTACACAG CCCCCGAAATGCTTGGAGCCGCCCTCCCACCCGGAGGAGCCCAGCGATCTGGAGGAGCTGGAACAGTTTGCTCGCACCTTCAAGCAACGCCGCATCAAGCTGGGCTTCACACAG GGTGATGTGGGCCTGGCCATGGGCAAGCTCTATGGCAACGACTTCAGCCAAACGACCATTTCCCGCTTCGAGGCCCTCAACCTGAGCTTCAAGAACATGTGTAAACTCAAGCCCctcctggagaagtggctcaacGACGCAG AGACTATGTCTGTGGATTCAAGCCTACCCAGCCCAAACCAGCTGAGCAGCCCCAGCCTGGGTTTCGACGGGCTGCCGGGGCGGAGACGCAAGAAGAGGACCAGCATCGAGACGAATGTCCGCTTCGCCTTAGAGAAGAGTTTCCTAGCG AACCAGAAGCCTACCTCAGAGGAGATCCTGCTGATCGCAGAGCAGCTGCACATGGAGAAGGAAGTGATCCGCGTCTGGTTCTGCAACCGGCGCCAGAAGGAGAAACGCATCAACCCTTGCAGTGCGGCCCCCATGCTGCCCAGCCCGGGAAAGCCGACCAGCTACAGCCCTCACCTG GTCACACCCCAAGGGGGCGCAGGGACCTTACCATTGTCCCAAGCTTCTAGCAGTCTGAGCACAACAG TTACTACCTTATCCTCAGCTGTGGGGACGCTCCATCCCAGCCGGAcagcaggagggggtgggggtgggggcggagcTGCGCCCCCCCTCAATTCCATCCCCTCTGtcactcccccacccccggccACCACCAACAGCACAAACCCGAGCCCTCAAGGCAGCCACTCGGCTATTGGCTTGTCGGGCCTGAACCCCAGCGCGGG CCCTGGCCTCTGGTGGAACCCTGCCCCTTACCAGCCTTGA
- the Pou2f2 gene encoding POU domain, class 2, transcription factor 2 isoform X1 has translation MAKTAAPTDGSSEIRMSKPLEAEKQSLDSPSEHTDTERNGPDINHQNPQNKASPFSVSPTGPSTKVGILSGLHLTFWGPGPCLSPPQIKAEDPSGDSAPAAPPPPQPAQPHLPQAQLMLTGSQLAGLSALIPAQQQLLLQQAQAQLLAAAVQQSSAAAANAAAAAAAASTSSSTSSASSSTSQTPASSGGGDLPPSQPTSQPPGTPQLTLSQPIQLTAQDIQQLLQLQQLVLVPGHHLQPPAQFLLPQAQQSQPGLLPTPNLFQLPQQTQGALLTSQPRAGLPTQAMTRPTLPDPHLSHPQPPKCLEPPSHPEEPSDLEELEQFARTFKQRRIKLGFTQGDVGLAMGKLYGNDFSQTTISRFEALNLSFKNMCKLKPLLEKWLNDAETMSVDSSLPSPNQLSSPSLGFDGLPGRRRKKRTSIETNVRFALEKSFLANQKPTSEEILLIAEQLHMEKEVIRVWFCNRRQKEKRINPCSAAPMLPSPGKPTSYSPHLVTPQGGAGTLPLSQASSSLSTTVTTLSSAVGTLHPSRTAGGGGGGGGAAPPLNSIPSVTPPPPATTNSTNPSPQGSHSAIGLSGLNPSAGSTMVGLSSGLSPALMSNNPLATIQALASGGTLPLTSLDGSGNLVLGAAGAAPGSPSLVTSPLFLNHTGLPLLSAPPGVGLVSAAAAAVAASISSKSPGLSSSSSSSSSSTCSDVAAQTPGGPGGPEAGSKAE, from the exons AAATAAGAATGTCTAAGCCCCTGGAGGCCGAGAAGCAAAGTCTGGACTCCCCGTCAGAGCACACAG ACACCGAAAGAAATGGACCCGACATTAACCATCAG AACCCCCAGAATAAAGCGTCCCCATTCTCTGTGTCCCCAACTGGCCCCAGCACCAAG GTGGGCAttctctctggcctccacttaACATTCTGGGGTCCCGGAccctgcctctctcctccccagATCAAGGCTGAAGACCCCAGTGGCGATTCAGCCCCAGCAgcacccccgcccccccagccGGCTCAGCCTCATCTGCCCCAGGCCCAACTCATGCTGACGGGCAGCCAGCTAGCTGGG CTCTCAGCACTGATACCTGCTCAGCAGCAACTCCTCCTTCAGCAAGCTCAGGCCCAGCTGCTGGCCGCTGCCGTCCAGCAGTCCAGCGCCGCTGCCGCCAacgctgctgctgccgccgctgccgcctccacctcctcctccacctcttccgcctcctcctccacctcgcaGACCCCAGCCTCCTCTGGGGGAGGCGACCTGCCACCATCACAGCCTACCAGCCAGCCCCCAGGGACCCCACAGCTCACCTTGTCCCAACCCATCCAGCTCACAGCACAG GACATACAGCAACTCCTCCAGCTCCAGCAGCTGGTGCTTGTCCCCGGCCACCACCTCCAGCCACCTGCTCAGTTCCTGCTGCCACAGGCACAGCAGAGTCAGCCAG GCCTGCTACCAACGCCAAATCTATTCCAGCTACCTCAACAAACCCAGGGAGCTCTCCTGACCTCCCAGCCCCGGGCTGGGCTTCCTACACAG GCTATGACTCGCCCCACGCTGCCCGACCCACACCTCTCACACCCGCAGCCCCCGAAATGCTTGGAGCCGCCCTCCCACCCGGAGGAGCCCAGCGATCTGGAGGAGCTGGAACAGTTTGCTCGCACCTTCAAGCAACGCCGCATCAAGCTGGGCTTCACACAG GGTGATGTGGGCCTGGCCATGGGCAAGCTCTATGGCAACGACTTCAGCCAAACGACCATTTCCCGCTTCGAGGCCCTCAACCTGAGCTTCAAGAACATGTGTAAACTCAAGCCCctcctggagaagtggctcaacGACGCAG AGACTATGTCTGTGGATTCAAGCCTACCCAGCCCAAACCAGCTGAGCAGCCCCAGCCTGGGTTTCGACGGGCTGCCGGGGCGGAGACGCAAGAAGAGGACCAGCATCGAGACGAATGTCCGCTTCGCCTTAGAGAAGAGTTTCCTAGCG AACCAGAAGCCTACCTCAGAGGAGATCCTGCTGATCGCAGAGCAGCTGCACATGGAGAAGGAAGTGATCCGCGTCTGGTTCTGCAACCGGCGCCAGAAGGAGAAACGCATCAACCCTTGCAGTGCGGCCCCCATGCTGCCCAGCCCGGGAAAGCCGACCAGCTACAGCCCTCACCTG GTCACACCCCAAGGGGGCGCAGGGACCTTACCATTGTCCCAAGCTTCTAGCAGTCTGAGCACAACAG TTACTACCTTATCCTCAGCTGTGGGGACGCTCCATCCCAGCCGGAcagcaggagggggtgggggtgggggcggagcTGCGCCCCCCCTCAATTCCATCCCCTCTGtcactcccccacccccggccACCACCAACAGCACAAACCCGAGCCCTCAAGGCAGCCACTCGGCTATTGGCTTGTCGGGCCTGAACCCCAGCGCGGG AAGCACAATGGTGGGGTTGAGCTCTGGGCTGAGTCCAGCCCTCATGAGCAACAACCCTTTGGCCACTATCCAAG CCCTGGCCTCTGGTGGAACCCTGCCCCTTACCAGCCTTGATGGCAGCGGGAACCTGGTGCTGGGGGCAGCCGGTGCGGCCCCAGGGAGTCCCAGCTTAGTAACCTCGCCTCTCTTCTTGAACCACACCGGTCTGCCGCTGCTCAGTGCCCCACCAGGCGTGGGCCTGGTCTCAGCGGCGGCTGCAGCCGTAGCAGCATCCATCTCCAGCAAGTCTCCTGGCCTCTCCTCGTCTTCTTCATCCTCATCATCCTCCACGTGCAGTGATGTGGCAGCACAGACCCCTGGAGGCCCCGGAGGACCCGAGGCGGGGTCCAAGGCTGAGTGA
- the Pou2f2 gene encoding POU domain, class 2, transcription factor 2 isoform X23, with the protein MAKTAAPTDGSSEIRMSKPLEAEKQSLDSPSEHTDTERNGPDINHQNPQNKASPFSVSPTGPSTKIKAEDPSGDSAPAAPPPPQPAQPHLPQAQLMLTGSQLAGDIQQLLQLQQLVLVPGHHLQPPAQFLLPQAQQSQPGLLPTPNLFQLPQQTQGALLTSQPRAGLPTQPPKCLEPPSHPEEPSDLEELEQFARTFKQRRIKLGFTQGDVGLAMGKLYGNDFSQTTISRFEALNLSFKNMCKLKPLLEKWLNDAETMSVDSSLPSPNQLSSPSLGFDGLPGRRRKKRTSIETNVRFALEKSFLANQKPTSEEILLIAEQLHMEKEVIRVWFCNRRQKEKRINPCSAAPMLPSPGKPTSYSPHLVTPQGGAGTLPLSQASSSLSTTVTTLSSAVGTLHPSRTAGGGGGGGGAAPPLNSIPSVTPPPPATTNSTNPSPQGSHSAIGLSGLNPSAGPGLWWNPAPYQP; encoded by the exons AAATAAGAATGTCTAAGCCCCTGGAGGCCGAGAAGCAAAGTCTGGACTCCCCGTCAGAGCACACAG ACACCGAAAGAAATGGACCCGACATTAACCATCAG AACCCCCAGAATAAAGCGTCCCCATTCTCTGTGTCCCCAACTGGCCCCAGCACCAAG ATCAAGGCTGAAGACCCCAGTGGCGATTCAGCCCCAGCAgcacccccgcccccccagccGGCTCAGCCTCATCTGCCCCAGGCCCAACTCATGCTGACGGGCAGCCAGCTAGCTGGG GACATACAGCAACTCCTCCAGCTCCAGCAGCTGGTGCTTGTCCCCGGCCACCACCTCCAGCCACCTGCTCAGTTCCTGCTGCCACAGGCACAGCAGAGTCAGCCAG GCCTGCTACCAACGCCAAATCTATTCCAGCTACCTCAACAAACCCAGGGAGCTCTCCTGACCTCCCAGCCCCGGGCTGGGCTTCCTACACAG CCCCCGAAATGCTTGGAGCCGCCCTCCCACCCGGAGGAGCCCAGCGATCTGGAGGAGCTGGAACAGTTTGCTCGCACCTTCAAGCAACGCCGCATCAAGCTGGGCTTCACACAG GGTGATGTGGGCCTGGCCATGGGCAAGCTCTATGGCAACGACTTCAGCCAAACGACCATTTCCCGCTTCGAGGCCCTCAACCTGAGCTTCAAGAACATGTGTAAACTCAAGCCCctcctggagaagtggctcaacGACGCAG AGACTATGTCTGTGGATTCAAGCCTACCCAGCCCAAACCAGCTGAGCAGCCCCAGCCTGGGTTTCGACGGGCTGCCGGGGCGGAGACGCAAGAAGAGGACCAGCATCGAGACGAATGTCCGCTTCGCCTTAGAGAAGAGTTTCCTAGCG AACCAGAAGCCTACCTCAGAGGAGATCCTGCTGATCGCAGAGCAGCTGCACATGGAGAAGGAAGTGATCCGCGTCTGGTTCTGCAACCGGCGCCAGAAGGAGAAACGCATCAACCCTTGCAGTGCGGCCCCCATGCTGCCCAGCCCGGGAAAGCCGACCAGCTACAGCCCTCACCTG GTCACACCCCAAGGGGGCGCAGGGACCTTACCATTGTCCCAAGCTTCTAGCAGTCTGAGCACAACAG TTACTACCTTATCCTCAGCTGTGGGGACGCTCCATCCCAGCCGGAcagcaggagggggtgggggtgggggcggagcTGCGCCCCCCCTCAATTCCATCCCCTCTGtcactcccccacccccggccACCACCAACAGCACAAACCCGAGCCCTCAAGGCAGCCACTCGGCTATTGGCTTGTCGGGCCTGAACCCCAGCGCGGG CCCTGGCCTCTGGTGGAACCCTGCCCCTTACCAGCCTTGA
- the Pou2f2 gene encoding POU domain, class 2, transcription factor 2 isoform X22 has translation MAKTAAPTDGSSEIRMSKPLEAEKQSLDSPSEHTDTERNGPDINHQNPQNKASPFSVSPTGPSTKIKAEDPSGDSAPAAPPPPQPAQPHLPQAQLMLTGSQLAGDIQQLLQLQQLVLVPGHHLQPPAQFLLPQAQQSQPGLLPTPNLFQLPQQTQGALLTSQPRAGLPTQAMTRPTLPDPHLSHPQPPKCLEPPSHPEEPSDLEELEQFARTFKQRRIKLGFTQGDVGLAMGKLYGNDFSQTTISRFEALNLSFKNMCKLKPLLEKWLNDAETMSVDSSLPSPNQLSSPSLGFDGLPGRRRKKRTSIETNVRFALEKSFLANQKPTSEEILLIAEQLHMEKEVIRVWFCNRRQKEKRINPCSAAPMLPSPGKPTSYSPHLVTPQGGAGTLPLSQASSSLSTTVTTLSSAVGTLHPSRTAGGGGGGGGAAPPLNSIPSVTPPPPATTNSTNPSPQGSHSAIGLSGLNPSAGPGLWWNPAPYQP, from the exons AAATAAGAATGTCTAAGCCCCTGGAGGCCGAGAAGCAAAGTCTGGACTCCCCGTCAGAGCACACAG ACACCGAAAGAAATGGACCCGACATTAACCATCAG AACCCCCAGAATAAAGCGTCCCCATTCTCTGTGTCCCCAACTGGCCCCAGCACCAAG ATCAAGGCTGAAGACCCCAGTGGCGATTCAGCCCCAGCAgcacccccgcccccccagccGGCTCAGCCTCATCTGCCCCAGGCCCAACTCATGCTGACGGGCAGCCAGCTAGCTGGG GACATACAGCAACTCCTCCAGCTCCAGCAGCTGGTGCTTGTCCCCGGCCACCACCTCCAGCCACCTGCTCAGTTCCTGCTGCCACAGGCACAGCAGAGTCAGCCAG GCCTGCTACCAACGCCAAATCTATTCCAGCTACCTCAACAAACCCAGGGAGCTCTCCTGACCTCCCAGCCCCGGGCTGGGCTTCCTACACAG GCTATGACTCGCCCCACGCTGCCCGACCCACACCTCTCACACCCGCAGCCCCCGAAATGCTTGGAGCCGCCCTCCCACCCGGAGGAGCCCAGCGATCTGGAGGAGCTGGAACAGTTTGCTCGCACCTTCAAGCAACGCCGCATCAAGCTGGGCTTCACACAG GGTGATGTGGGCCTGGCCATGGGCAAGCTCTATGGCAACGACTTCAGCCAAACGACCATTTCCCGCTTCGAGGCCCTCAACCTGAGCTTCAAGAACATGTGTAAACTCAAGCCCctcctggagaagtggctcaacGACGCAG AGACTATGTCTGTGGATTCAAGCCTACCCAGCCCAAACCAGCTGAGCAGCCCCAGCCTGGGTTTCGACGGGCTGCCGGGGCGGAGACGCAAGAAGAGGACCAGCATCGAGACGAATGTCCGCTTCGCCTTAGAGAAGAGTTTCCTAGCG AACCAGAAGCCTACCTCAGAGGAGATCCTGCTGATCGCAGAGCAGCTGCACATGGAGAAGGAAGTGATCCGCGTCTGGTTCTGCAACCGGCGCCAGAAGGAGAAACGCATCAACCCTTGCAGTGCGGCCCCCATGCTGCCCAGCCCGGGAAAGCCGACCAGCTACAGCCCTCACCTG GTCACACCCCAAGGGGGCGCAGGGACCTTACCATTGTCCCAAGCTTCTAGCAGTCTGAGCACAACAG TTACTACCTTATCCTCAGCTGTGGGGACGCTCCATCCCAGCCGGAcagcaggagggggtgggggtgggggcggagcTGCGCCCCCCCTCAATTCCATCCCCTCTGtcactcccccacccccggccACCACCAACAGCACAAACCCGAGCCCTCAAGGCAGCCACTCGGCTATTGGCTTGTCGGGCCTGAACCCCAGCGCGGG CCCTGGCCTCTGGTGGAACCCTGCCCCTTACCAGCCTTGA
- the Pou2f2 gene encoding POU domain, class 2, transcription factor 2 isoform X20: MAKTAAPTDGSSEIRMSKPLEAEKQSLDSPSEHTDTERNGPDINHQNPQNKASPFSVSPTGPSTKVGILSGLHLTFWGPGPCLSPPQIKAEDPSGDSAPAAPPPPQPAQPHLPQAQLMLTGSQLAGDIQQLLQLQQLVLVPGHHLQPPAQFLLPQAQQSQPGLLPTPNLFQLPQQTQGALLTSQPRAGLPTQAMTRPTLPDPHLSHPQPPKCLEPPSHPEEPSDLEELEQFARTFKQRRIKLGFTQGDVGLAMGKLYGNDFSQTTISRFEALNLSFKNMCKLKPLLEKWLNDAETMSVDSSLPSPNQLSSPSLGFDGLPGRRRKKRTSIETNVRFALEKSFLANQKPTSEEILLIAEQLHMEKEVIRVWFCNRRQKEKRINPCSAAPMLPSPGKPTSYSPHLVTPQGGAGTLPLSQASSSLSTTVTTLSSAVGTLHPSRTAGGGGGGGGAAPPLNSIPSVTPPPPATTNSTNPSPQGSHSAIGLSGLNPSAGPGLWWNPAPYQP, encoded by the exons AAATAAGAATGTCTAAGCCCCTGGAGGCCGAGAAGCAAAGTCTGGACTCCCCGTCAGAGCACACAG ACACCGAAAGAAATGGACCCGACATTAACCATCAG AACCCCCAGAATAAAGCGTCCCCATTCTCTGTGTCCCCAACTGGCCCCAGCACCAAG GTGGGCAttctctctggcctccacttaACATTCTGGGGTCCCGGAccctgcctctctcctccccagATCAAGGCTGAAGACCCCAGTGGCGATTCAGCCCCAGCAgcacccccgcccccccagccGGCTCAGCCTCATCTGCCCCAGGCCCAACTCATGCTGACGGGCAGCCAGCTAGCTGGG GACATACAGCAACTCCTCCAGCTCCAGCAGCTGGTGCTTGTCCCCGGCCACCACCTCCAGCCACCTGCTCAGTTCCTGCTGCCACAGGCACAGCAGAGTCAGCCAG GCCTGCTACCAACGCCAAATCTATTCCAGCTACCTCAACAAACCCAGGGAGCTCTCCTGACCTCCCAGCCCCGGGCTGGGCTTCCTACACAG GCTATGACTCGCCCCACGCTGCCCGACCCACACCTCTCACACCCGCAGCCCCCGAAATGCTTGGAGCCGCCCTCCCACCCGGAGGAGCCCAGCGATCTGGAGGAGCTGGAACAGTTTGCTCGCACCTTCAAGCAACGCCGCATCAAGCTGGGCTTCACACAG GGTGATGTGGGCCTGGCCATGGGCAAGCTCTATGGCAACGACTTCAGCCAAACGACCATTTCCCGCTTCGAGGCCCTCAACCTGAGCTTCAAGAACATGTGTAAACTCAAGCCCctcctggagaagtggctcaacGACGCAG AGACTATGTCTGTGGATTCAAGCCTACCCAGCCCAAACCAGCTGAGCAGCCCCAGCCTGGGTTTCGACGGGCTGCCGGGGCGGAGACGCAAGAAGAGGACCAGCATCGAGACGAATGTCCGCTTCGCCTTAGAGAAGAGTTTCCTAGCG AACCAGAAGCCTACCTCAGAGGAGATCCTGCTGATCGCAGAGCAGCTGCACATGGAGAAGGAAGTGATCCGCGTCTGGTTCTGCAACCGGCGCCAGAAGGAGAAACGCATCAACCCTTGCAGTGCGGCCCCCATGCTGCCCAGCCCGGGAAAGCCGACCAGCTACAGCCCTCACCTG GTCACACCCCAAGGGGGCGCAGGGACCTTACCATTGTCCCAAGCTTCTAGCAGTCTGAGCACAACAG TTACTACCTTATCCTCAGCTGTGGGGACGCTCCATCCCAGCCGGAcagcaggagggggtgggggtgggggcggagcTGCGCCCCCCCTCAATTCCATCCCCTCTGtcactcccccacccccggccACCACCAACAGCACAAACCCGAGCCCTCAAGGCAGCCACTCGGCTATTGGCTTGTCGGGCCTGAACCCCAGCGCGGG CCCTGGCCTCTGGTGGAACCCTGCCCCTTACCAGCCTTGA